A window of the Sphingomonas piscis genome harbors these coding sequences:
- a CDS encoding glycoside hydrolase family 43 protein: MAAPAVFDWFEYQGNDPLPQAGAGEFNNPILTGFYPDPSITRVGDDYYIVTSTFSYFPGLPIWHSRDLVSWKQIGNAISRPTQLDFKKLGLSRGVFAPTIEHRNGTFYIANTCVDCGGNFVITAKNPAGPWSDPIWQPEVDGIDPSIFFDDDGRAWMLNNGAPTEKPRYEGHRAIWIQEFDVRTNKTFGPRTLLVNGGVDISKKPIWIEGPNIYKKDGWYYLSAAEGGTAEGHSQVALRSKNVTGPYTPWEGNPYLTQRDLPRDRKSPITSAGHADLVQLPDGSWWASFLAVRPYEGDFYNTGRETFLMPVSWAEGWPRITRPGETIPYVLKRPNLRPSGTAANGRRERVREEFNGQALPLDWMMMRNPRERWYSLSGGALQLTPRPVGLGDFANPSMVGRRQQHMYATASTSVRFNPAASGDKAGLTALQNDEYWYLLSVARGSAGPEVRLERRAGPNDPASGTVLASAPLSTGAGTPVQLRIRARGGAYDFEYAIRGGRWQTLAANQDGKILSTKTAGGFVGTVFGLYAYSPGKTAKVPGERG; the protein is encoded by the coding sequence TTGGCAGCGCCAGCGGTCTTTGACTGGTTCGAATATCAAGGCAATGATCCGCTCCCGCAGGCAGGCGCGGGCGAGTTCAACAATCCGATCCTGACCGGCTTTTACCCCGATCCAAGCATCACCCGGGTCGGCGACGACTATTACATCGTCACCTCGACCTTCTCCTACTTCCCCGGCCTTCCGATTTGGCACAGCCGAGACCTCGTCAGCTGGAAGCAGATCGGTAACGCCATTTCGCGTCCGACCCAGCTCGACTTCAAGAAGCTCGGCCTGTCGCGCGGCGTATTCGCGCCCACTATCGAGCATCGAAACGGCACCTTCTACATCGCCAACACCTGCGTCGACTGCGGCGGCAATTTCGTGATCACCGCGAAAAACCCCGCTGGCCCGTGGAGCGATCCCATTTGGCAGCCGGAAGTCGACGGCATCGATCCGTCGATCTTCTTCGACGACGACGGCCGCGCCTGGATGCTCAACAACGGCGCCCCGACCGAAAAGCCGCGCTACGAGGGCCATCGCGCCATCTGGATCCAGGAATTCGACGTTCGCACCAACAAGACGTTTGGACCGCGCACGTTGCTGGTCAACGGCGGCGTCGATATCAGCAAGAAGCCGATCTGGATCGAAGGCCCCAACATCTACAAGAAGGATGGCTGGTACTACCTCAGCGCCGCTGAAGGCGGAACGGCGGAAGGCCATTCGCAGGTGGCGCTGCGAAGCAAGAACGTCACCGGCCCCTATACACCCTGGGAAGGCAACCCTTACCTGACCCAGCGCGACCTGCCGCGCGACCGCAAGAGCCCGATCACCTCGGCCGGGCATGCCGACCTAGTGCAGCTTCCGGACGGCTCCTGGTGGGCCAGCTTCCTCGCGGTCCGCCCCTACGAAGGCGACTTCTACAACACCGGCCGAGAGACATTCCTCATGCCGGTCAGCTGGGCCGAAGGCTGGCCGCGGATCACCCGACCGGGGGAGACCATCCCCTACGTTCTGAAGCGTCCGAACCTGCGACCGTCCGGCACGGCTGCCAATGGCCGCCGCGAACGGGTTCGGGAAGAATTTAACGGCCAGGCATTGCCGCTCGACTGGATGATGATGCGCAACCCGCGAGAGCGCTGGTACAGCCTGTCGGGCGGAGCGTTGCAGCTGACCCCGCGTCCCGTCGGCCTCGGCGACTTCGCCAATCCTTCGATGGTGGGCCGGCGCCAGCAGCATATGTATGCCACCGCGTCGACCTCCGTGCGCTTCAATCCGGCGGCCTCCGGCGACAAGGCCGGACTTACGGCACTTCAGAACGACGAATATTGGTATTTGTTGTCGGTCGCTCGGGGATCGGCAGGTCCCGAAGTTCGGCTTGAGCGCCGGGCTGGGCCGAACGATCCAGCCAGCGGCACGGTGCTGGCTTCGGCCCCGTTGTCGACCGGCGCAGGCACGCCCGTTCAACTGCGGATCCGTGCACGCGGAGGCGCCTACGATTTCGAATATGCAATTCGTGGCGGTCGTTGGCAGACACTAGCCGCCAATCAGGACGGCAAGATCCTCAGCACGAAAACAGCCGGCGGCTTCGTCGGCACGGTGTTCGGGCTTTATGCTTATTCACCGGGGAAGACCGCCAAGGTTCCCGGTGAGCGCGGATAG
- a CDS encoding PilZ domain-containing protein, with protein sequence MTSHRAFIQTEELEVNRRFATRHKLRLTTRGVTTSGDADLLILDISVTGLLLETAFDLTEGDFLDLNIPGASGSRAVVKWVSGRLVGCEFQETISSAAISAALLQSAPAARGALEAQYAEGFLIADDSLPNLQSAEVELSFGAKLRWILGLAIVGWAAAAALLWWIT encoded by the coding sequence ATGACGTCACATCGAGCGTTCATCCAAACTGAAGAGCTCGAGGTAAATCGTCGTTTTGCGACGCGACACAAACTTCGACTGACGACACGGGGCGTCACTACGTCCGGGGACGCAGATCTCCTTATCCTGGACATATCGGTTACAGGCTTACTCTTGGAGACTGCCTTCGATCTCACCGAGGGCGACTTCCTGGACTTGAACATACCTGGAGCCTCAGGTTCTCGCGCTGTCGTAAAATGGGTAAGTGGGCGCCTAGTAGGGTGTGAGTTCCAAGAGACGATCTCAAGCGCGGCCATTAGCGCTGCGCTGTTGCAGTCGGCACCGGCTGCGCGAGGCGCCCTCGAAGCGCAGTATGCAGAAGGCTTTCTAATTGCTGATGACAGCCTGCCAAACCTCCAATCCGCCGAAGTTGAACTATCGTTCGGTGCAAAACTTCGTTGGATACTTGGGCTAGCAATCGTCGGGTGGGCGGCTGCCGCAGCTTTGCTTTGGTGGATCACCTAA
- the ctrA gene encoding response regulator transcription factor CtrA, producing MRALLVEDEPTVSKSIELMLSGEGFKVDTTDLGEEGLDLAKLYDYDIILLDLNLPDLHGNDVLKKIRIAKISTPVLILSGIGDMASKVSALGFGADDYVTKPFHRDELTARIHAIVRRSKGHSQSVIRVGKLAVNLDSKSVEVDGRRVHLTGKEYAMLELLALRKGSTLTKDMFLNHLYGGLDEPELKIIDVFICKLRKKLRLASDGIDYVETVWGRGYSLRDEAEASADHLVAA from the coding sequence ATGCGTGCGCTACTTGTCGAAGACGAACCGACTGTCTCAAAAAGCATCGAACTTATGCTCAGTGGCGAGGGCTTCAAAGTTGACACCACTGACCTGGGGGAAGAGGGTCTCGATCTCGCCAAGCTTTATGACTACGACATCATTCTGCTCGACCTTAATCTTCCGGACCTTCACGGCAATGACGTCCTCAAGAAGATCCGCATAGCGAAGATTAGTACGCCCGTACTCATTCTTTCGGGAATAGGCGACATGGCAAGCAAGGTCAGCGCGCTTGGCTTCGGTGCCGACGACTATGTTACGAAACCGTTTCACCGTGACGAATTGACTGCTCGCATTCATGCGATTGTCCGCCGTTCGAAGGGCCACTCCCAGTCGGTCATTCGGGTAGGCAAGCTTGCAGTCAACTTGGACTCGAAGTCAGTTGAGGTTGACGGTCGACGCGTGCATCTGACAGGCAAAGAGTACGCCATGCTAGAGCTGCTAGCGCTGCGTAAAGGATCAACCCTGACGAAGGACATGTTCCTCAACCATCTTTATGGCGGGTTAGACGAGCCAGAGCTGAAGATCATCGACGTCTTCATCTGCAAGCTTCGCAAGAAGCTTAGACTGGCGTCAGATGGAATTGATTATGTTGAGACGGTTTGGGGGCGTGGATACTCTTTGCGAGATGAAGCAGAAGCTTCCGCGGATCATCTCGTCGCCGCGTGA
- a CDS encoding MucR family transcriptional regulator — MQGTHQSEEALDTNTDLTELTADIVAAHVANNSVAIGDVGNLIQLVYSTLSSLGKDPGDALTPKTPLVPVRASVKPDFIVCMECGRKQKTLKRHLQTAHGMTPDQYRSDYGLPDTYPMTAPNYSEQRKALAKTHNLGRKPKNSVSAKEPKATRPRRRLSIKS, encoded by the coding sequence ATGCAGGGCACACATCAATCGGAGGAAGCTTTGGATACAAACACGGACCTTACCGAGCTTACAGCTGACATTGTTGCTGCTCATGTGGCAAACAACTCGGTGGCCATTGGCGATGTCGGGAACCTCATCCAGTTGGTGTACTCAACCCTTTCTTCGCTCGGAAAAGATCCAGGTGATGCACTAACGCCAAAGACACCGCTCGTGCCTGTGCGAGCATCAGTGAAGCCGGATTTCATCGTCTGTATGGAATGTGGTCGTAAGCAGAAGACGTTGAAGCGGCACCTCCAGACAGCACATGGGATGACGCCAGATCAGTACCGCAGTGACTACGGGTTGCCGGACACTTACCCGATGACCGCACCGAACTACTCCGAACAGCGGAAGGCACTTGCGAAAACACACAATTTGGGGCGCAAGCCGAAGAATTCGGTGTCTGCAAAGGAGCCGAAGGCGACAAGGCCCAGGCGCAGGTTGTCTATTAAATCCTAA
- a CDS encoding GGDEF domain-containing protein → MFKLTYKRTALVDAQSQLLTSEVERLRSEVEVLRLRVHELEQLAGVDELVGLPNRRSFLHSLEKLIGRVARYDLSAAMIFIDVDALKQINDTYGHTAGDSSLVHIARLLQEAVRTSDCVGRLSGDEFGVLLENTDEIGAWNMALRVVERIANSSFAIDDNVVRLSVAVGVGMIKPDDTPHDAIKRADEQMYRIKRPSRMNG, encoded by the coding sequence ATGTTCAAGCTCACCTACAAGCGCACTGCCTTGGTGGATGCGCAGAGCCAACTCCTAACTAGCGAGGTGGAGCGGCTCAGATCTGAAGTCGAGGTGCTGCGCCTGCGTGTCCACGAATTGGAACAATTGGCAGGGGTCGACGAGCTAGTAGGCCTGCCAAACAGAAGAAGCTTTCTCCACAGCCTAGAAAAGCTGATCGGAAGAGTAGCGAGGTACGATCTATCCGCTGCTATGATCTTCATTGATGTCGACGCGCTGAAGCAGATAAACGACACCTATGGACACACTGCTGGTGACTCCTCGCTGGTGCATATCGCTCGCCTACTACAAGAGGCTGTGAGAACTTCTGATTGCGTCGGCAGACTCTCGGGCGATGAGTTCGGCGTCCTCCTGGAAAACACAGATGAAATCGGCGCTTGGAACATGGCCCTTCGCGTTGTGGAACGCATCGCGAATTCCTCATTCGCAATCGACGACAACGTTGTTCGACTGAGCGTCGCGGTGGGCGTCGGTATGATCAAGCCGGACGACACTCCACATGACGCTATCAAGAGAGCGGATGAGCAGATGTACCGTATCAAGAGACCGTCCCGGATGAACGGCTAA
- a CDS encoding class I mannose-6-phosphate isomerase has translation MGEKIGEVWFVSPQPLPLLVKYLFTSERLSVQVHPNDAQARSSGFAGGKTECWYILDAEPNAQIGLGLTTQLSPEELQQAAQDGSIEQLVHWRPVKAGEFLYVPPGTIHAIGAGITLLEFQQNQDVTYRLYDYGRPRELHIREAANVANAMPYPPELSRHVNPGSSALLVQGEHFKFAHARADSINNYFLEQRRWVVPLEGEVRSGDHSAKPGDCLVAAAGEPLHARGRFLIGAEA, from the coding sequence ATGGGCGAGAAAATTGGCGAGGTCTGGTTCGTCTCGCCACAGCCATTGCCGCTCCTTGTGAAATATCTGTTCACCAGCGAACGTCTTTCTGTCCAGGTCCACCCGAACGACGCGCAGGCACGTAGCAGTGGGTTCGCTGGCGGAAAAACAGAATGTTGGTACATCTTAGATGCTGAACCCAATGCCCAGATCGGCTTAGGGCTAACCACGCAACTCAGCCCCGAAGAATTGCAGCAGGCCGCGCAGGACGGTTCTATTGAGCAATTAGTGCACTGGCGACCGGTGAAAGCTGGCGAATTCCTGTACGTTCCGCCGGGAACCATTCACGCGATCGGAGCCGGTATAACCCTCCTGGAGTTCCAGCAGAACCAGGACGTGACCTACCGATTGTACGATTACGGCCGTCCTCGCGAGTTGCACATCCGAGAGGCTGCCAACGTGGCCAATGCAATGCCCTATCCACCTGAGTTATCTCGGCACGTCAATCCTGGTTCGAGCGCGCTATTGGTGCAGGGGGAGCACTTCAAGTTTGCTCATGCGAGGGCGGACAGTATCAACAACTACTTCCTGGAACAGCGCCGCTGGGTGGTGCCTCTTGAAGGTGAAGTGCGAAGTGGAGACCATTCTGCAAAACCGGGCGACTGCCTCGTAGCTGCCGCAGGGGAGCCGCTGCATGCTCGGGGCCGATTTCTGATTGGAGCTGAAGCGTAA
- a CDS encoding acyltransferase family protein yields MRGIACLLLVAYHVIGNDSSGLRLPAGSVYRTVNDALAYVRMPLFTFLSGLVYALRPLSMDSVATFLEGKAKRLLIPFVCVGLLFTVVQCMVPGANSRLPWEVIPATLIWPNAHFWFLPALFLIFMLTVALESYGLLSRPLGALAVFAASCFFFQFHNGAVGVFSWNRALYLLPFFLAGIIAKRFDVRWTAALLLIALLAPFWQIKIGVVASAALLALTPKVRPLARIGLYSYTIYLFHVFGTAGARIVLQDVGISSTLVMFLLGTAAGIALPIALHRALQNVPYLNRAFLGLRSNKNSIRMPATEIIQQP; encoded by the coding sequence GTGCGTGGCATCGCGTGCCTTCTACTTGTCGCTTATCACGTCATCGGCAATGACTCCTCTGGCCTCAGGCTCCCTGCGGGGTCCGTCTATCGGACCGTGAACGACGCTTTGGCCTATGTGCGTATGCCGCTGTTCACGTTTCTGTCCGGTCTGGTTTACGCTCTGAGGCCGTTGTCAATGGACAGTGTAGCCACGTTTTTGGAGGGCAAGGCGAAAAGGCTGCTCATTCCATTCGTCTGCGTCGGACTGCTGTTCACGGTCGTCCAGTGCATGGTGCCAGGCGCGAACAGCCGGCTACCATGGGAGGTAATTCCCGCCACCCTGATCTGGCCTAATGCTCACTTCTGGTTCCTGCCCGCCCTGTTCCTGATCTTCATGCTCACAGTGGCGCTGGAGTCTTACGGCTTGCTAAGCCGCCCTTTGGGTGCCTTGGCCGTGTTCGCCGCAAGCTGCTTCTTCTTTCAATTCCACAACGGCGCTGTGGGCGTGTTCAGCTGGAATCGAGCCCTTTACCTGCTGCCGTTCTTTCTCGCGGGTATCATCGCAAAGCGGTTCGACGTGAGATGGACCGCCGCGCTTCTTCTAATCGCTCTCCTCGCACCGTTCTGGCAGATCAAGATCGGCGTGGTGGCTTCGGCCGCCCTGCTTGCCCTTACGCCCAAGGTGAGGCCATTGGCCCGTATCGGCCTCTATTCCTACACAATTTACCTGTTCCACGTCTTCGGCACCGCTGGGGCTCGCATTGTGTTACAAGACGTCGGCATTTCTTCCACTCTGGTGATGTTCCTGCTCGGCACGGCGGCGGGGATCGCGCTCCCCATTGCTCTCCATCGGGCTTTGCAGAACGTGCCTTATTTGAACAGGGCATTCCTCGGACTTCGTTCAAACAAGAATTCTATTCGCATGCCCGCAACGGAGATCATTCAGCAGCCATGA
- a CDS encoding PilZ domain-containing protein produces the protein MTDDDSRRTSRVALTLNAAARQPGRGKFPVRLVDISPHGCRIELFSSLSVGSHLWLSIASLEAKQARIVWCKGDFAGLQFDEPLNECVLATLLTQHGPTKSITEDLRSLATRLKHQSSRLVDADSDLLLLSRDCAVYALVHSLESVQQEVVQSSPPQLTGSLIRRVVTDQQFAPSI, from the coding sequence ATGACGGACGATGATAGTCGCCGCACGTCTCGTGTGGCCCTGACCTTGAACGCTGCGGCGCGACAGCCGGGTCGTGGCAAGTTTCCTGTTCGCCTGGTAGACATCTCACCTCATGGGTGTCGCATTGAGCTCTTTAGCTCCCTTTCGGTTGGGTCTCACCTTTGGCTAAGCATCGCCAGCTTGGAAGCGAAGCAGGCGCGCATCGTGTGGTGCAAAGGTGACTTTGCCGGACTTCAGTTCGACGAACCACTTAACGAGTGCGTTCTCGCCACTCTTCTTACGCAACACGGTCCAACTAAGAGCATAACGGAAGATCTGCGAAGTCTCGCTACGCGTCTTAAGCACCAATCATCGAGATTGGTTGATGCAGACTCTGATCTGCTGCTCCTTTCCAGGGACTGTGCGGTATACGCGCTTGTTCATTCGCTCGAGTCAGTCCAGCAGGAAGTCGTTCAGTCGAGCCCTCCGCAACTGACTGGTTCTTTGATTCGCCGAGTTGTGACCGATCAGCAGTTCGCGCCGAGCATCTGA
- a CDS encoding HigA family addiction module antitoxin gives MVARYGLTDTAIAKHLRVSRVILSKVFNGRVTLTLDMAVRFEMAFGVSAEKIMAMQIEHDLVGVREHHMQLDIKRLPEPDQGLPHYRHRN, from the coding sequence GTGGTAGCTCGCTACGGGCTGACAGACACGGCGATCGCCAAGCACCTGCGCGTGTCCCGCGTGATCTTAAGCAAGGTGTTCAACGGCAGGGTTACTCTGACGCTGGACATGGCGGTCAGGTTTGAAATGGCGTTTGGGGTCTCTGCTGAGAAGATAATGGCGATGCAGATCGAACATGATCTGGTAGGAGTTCGCGAACACCACATGCAACTGGACATCAAGCGTTTACCGGAGCCTGATCAAGGCCTCCCCCATTACCGTCATCGCAATTAA
- a CDS encoding PEPxxWA-CTERM sorting domain-containing protein → MTFIGAASANAQVNVTFDEGNGGLSSGEVSLATFDPGSTGGVTGGFHVLTGDVPGLGADPAVGGQGDPYLAVFGGETATFDFTSFAGGGLSQLGLDYGSADAFNIFTLFLTGGLVSSVTFNGDDIVALGSADGDQSSPRTNGRLTFFADAGTTITGLSLFSGGNSLETDNYGVTSAVPEAATWAMMLLGFGGIGFSMRRGRRSSRGGLLQAA, encoded by the coding sequence TTGACTTTTATCGGCGCTGCCAGTGCCAACGCTCAGGTCAATGTGACGTTTGACGAAGGTAACGGTGGACTTTCAAGTGGGGAGGTTTCTCTCGCCACCTTTGATCCAGGAAGCACCGGCGGCGTCACGGGTGGGTTCCACGTCTTGACCGGCGACGTTCCTGGCCTTGGGGCTGATCCTGCTGTGGGCGGACAAGGTGATCCGTATCTCGCCGTCTTCGGTGGAGAGACAGCAACTTTCGACTTCACCAGCTTCGCGGGTGGCGGTCTGTCCCAGTTAGGGCTCGACTATGGCTCGGCTGATGCGTTCAACATCTTCACGTTGTTTCTAACCGGTGGGCTGGTCAGCTCTGTTACGTTCAACGGTGACGACATCGTCGCGCTTGGAAGCGCAGACGGAGATCAGTCATCGCCCCGCACAAACGGCCGTCTCACCTTCTTCGCGGACGCGGGCACAACAATCACGGGACTTAGCCTATTCTCAGGCGGCAATTCGCTTGAAACGGACAATTACGGGGTAACCTCCGCAGTTCCTGAAGCCGCTACCTGGGCAATGATGCTGCTCGGCTTTGGCGGAATAGGGTTCTCGATGCGCCGTGGCCGTCGGTCATCACGCGGTGGCCTGCTTCAAGCTGCTTAA
- a CDS encoding CAP domain-containing protein has product MFSRRLVWVLALIGSCLLDPRSAAATNNLEVHDVNSRLLAAQNREREAAGVPPLQWSNDLALEAEAWADELSRSGEFRHADQTVHGENLWAGSSGAFTPERMIEGWVREKAVYRPGRFPENSTTGNFADVGHYTQLMWRRTRHVGCAVKQGRREDILVCRYAQAGNVVGEVPY; this is encoded by the coding sequence ATGTTTTCGAGAAGGCTCGTGTGGGTCCTGGCATTAATTGGTTCATGCCTACTTGATCCGCGCTCTGCGGCAGCAACAAACAACTTAGAGGTTCACGATGTGAACAGTCGGCTGTTGGCGGCCCAGAACCGAGAAAGAGAGGCTGCCGGCGTGCCACCGCTGCAATGGAGCAACGATCTGGCGCTAGAAGCAGAGGCATGGGCGGATGAGCTAAGTCGGTCTGGTGAGTTCCGCCACGCAGATCAGACTGTTCACGGCGAGAACCTCTGGGCGGGTTCCTCAGGCGCTTTCACCCCAGAGCGAATGATAGAAGGGTGGGTGCGCGAGAAGGCGGTCTATCGTCCCGGTCGTTTTCCTGAAAACAGCACAACCGGCAACTTTGCTGATGTCGGACATTACACTCAGCTGATGTGGCGTCGGACTCGGCACGTTGGATGCGCGGTCAAACAAGGGCGCAGAGAAGACATACTTGTTTGTCGCTACGCTCAAGCAGGTAATGTCGTCGGCGAAGTACCCTATTGA
- a CDS encoding putative HNHc nuclease has protein sequence MARLPRYIKRVKAPSPERSCPAHRAWVRRHACSVPGCANHPCECAHVRRGTDGGTALKPSDRWVISLCPDHHMEQHRIGEPAFERKHGICMAELAEEFARRSPHCKQLCRTSG, from the coding sequence ATGGCCCGGCTGCCCCGCTACATTAAGCGCGTAAAGGCACCCTCACCTGAGCGTTCCTGCCCCGCGCACCGCGCCTGGGTGCGTCGCCACGCCTGCTCGGTGCCCGGCTGCGCCAACCACCCCTGCGAATGTGCTCACGTGCGCCGCGGCACCGACGGCGGCACGGCGCTCAAGCCCTCCGACCGATGGGTGATTAGCCTCTGCCCCGATCACCACATGGAGCAGCACCGGATCGGTGAACCCGCGTTCGAACGGAAACACGGCATCTGCATGGCAGAGCTGGCGGAGGAGTTTGCGAGAAGGTCACCGCATTGCAAACAACTTTGCCGCACCAGCGGCTGA
- a CDS encoding ERF family protein, with product MSGALVYQAISGVAADLANLGLAKSMINTDDGYGYRSIDQLMNRLAPILAVRKLCILPRVLERTSAERRQGDDLLTNVTLKVAYDLVSPEDGSSHTVEVYGEALDRSDKATPKALTAAYKAAMLQTFCVPVAGMEDADASSPRLNGAASSKEATAVHDTEPPQGWQQWSADITALIASCESIEALERLQHTHRPLLRRLSRAWPELYTELGKAFAARRSNVGSTEPRPKTSERRSSRTRKGRPTPPTPRTSKANGPAAPLH from the coding sequence GTGAGCGGGGCCCTCGTGTACCAGGCGATCAGCGGCGTTGCTGCCGATCTTGCCAACCTCGGGCTGGCCAAGTCGATGATCAACACCGACGATGGCTATGGCTATCGCTCGATCGACCAGCTGATGAACCGGCTGGCGCCGATCCTTGCCGTGCGCAAGCTGTGCATCCTCCCCCGGGTGCTGGAGCGGACGTCGGCCGAGCGCAGGCAAGGCGATGACCTTCTCACCAACGTCACGTTGAAGGTCGCCTATGACCTGGTCAGCCCCGAGGATGGCTCAAGCCATACGGTGGAGGTCTATGGCGAGGCCCTCGACCGCAGCGACAAGGCGACGCCCAAGGCACTCACCGCTGCCTACAAGGCCGCCATGCTGCAGACGTTCTGCGTGCCGGTGGCCGGCATGGAGGATGCGGACGCAAGCTCGCCAAGGCTGAACGGCGCCGCGTCAAGCAAAGAGGCAACAGCCGTGCATGACACTGAGCCGCCGCAGGGCTGGCAGCAATGGTCAGCGGACATCACGGCGCTGATCGCCAGCTGTGAGAGCATCGAGGCACTGGAGCGGCTGCAACATACGCATCGGCCGCTGCTGCGGCGGCTGAGCCGAGCATGGCCCGAGCTCTATACCGAGCTTGGCAAGGCGTTCGCAGCGCGACGGAGCAACGTCGGCTCCACTGAGCCCAGGCCTAAAACATCGGAACGCCGCTCCTCGCGCACCCGCAAGGGACGGCCCACCCCACCTACCCCCAGGACGAGCAAGGCCAATGGCCCGGCTGCCCCGCTACATTAA
- a CDS encoding YqaJ viral recombinase family protein, giving the protein MITQSPGSAIREPDPQQSFDLAAAEQPVSAHWPMLGSLGLSPGQLAARRESIGGSDANIILSGDPKRVLELWEQKTGQREPEDLSAKLPVMLGCWTEPFNRQWYEQVSGERVVFAGMTMTCPTYGWRTCTLDGLVERTGAVWEAKHTGAFVKGEEVLERYMPQLQHNMAIARVDRAILSVIYGNHKHEVMEVAADWLYQLDLLEAEEAFWSAVVDGTPPVVVAPPPPPRVFGSREICLQGNNAWAAAADDWLQHRTAARLFGEAASAIKGMVDDDVGRAFGHGVEAKRSKAGALTIRELVP; this is encoded by the coding sequence ATGATCACGCAGTCACCTGGATCCGCGATCCGCGAGCCTGATCCACAGCAATCGTTCGACCTGGCCGCGGCTGAGCAGCCTGTATCGGCCCACTGGCCAATGCTTGGCTCCTTGGGCTTGTCCCCGGGCCAGCTTGCAGCGAGGCGCGAGAGCATCGGCGGCTCGGATGCCAACATCATCCTGTCGGGCGATCCGAAGCGTGTTCTGGAGCTGTGGGAGCAGAAGACCGGTCAGCGCGAGCCTGAGGACCTCAGTGCCAAGCTGCCGGTGATGCTTGGCTGCTGGACCGAGCCGTTCAACCGGCAATGGTATGAGCAGGTCAGCGGCGAGCGGGTCGTGTTTGCCGGCATGACCATGACCTGCCCGACCTATGGCTGGCGCACCTGCACGCTGGATGGGCTGGTGGAGCGAACGGGCGCCGTGTGGGAGGCCAAGCACACGGGCGCGTTCGTGAAGGGCGAGGAGGTGCTGGAGCGCTACATGCCCCAGCTCCAGCACAACATGGCGATCGCAAGGGTCGACCGTGCGATCCTGTCGGTCATCTACGGAAACCACAAGCACGAGGTGATGGAGGTTGCCGCCGACTGGCTCTACCAGCTCGATCTGCTTGAGGCAGAAGAAGCGTTCTGGAGCGCGGTGGTGGATGGCACGCCGCCGGTGGTGGTCGCCCCTCCCCCGCCGCCACGCGTGTTCGGCTCCCGCGAGATCTGCCTCCAGGGCAACAATGCCTGGGCAGCGGCAGCCGACGACTGGCTGCAGCACAGGACCGCTGCGAGGCTGTTCGGAGAAGCTGCATCCGCGATCAAGGGCATGGTTGATGACGATGTCGGACGAGCGTTCGGCCATGGTGTTGAAGCGAAGCGATCGAAGGCCGGTGCGCTGACCATCCGCGAGCTTGTGCCGTGA
- a CDS encoding PEPxxWA-CTERM sorting domain-containing protein, which yields MITLRKALLAAAATVMSATAAQAQVTLTFNEGTGGLGAGEVSLATFDGDATTYGGVVGGVVMTGSNGNGADPAVGGQGDPYLSVLGGQTADFDFSGFSGGGLSQLGLDFGSADTYNLFTLFLTGAMVSSVQFTGQDIINAGNIADGNQTAGRTNGRLTFFADAGATITGLRLQSDANSLETDNYGVIASVPEPATWGMMLLGFGGIGAAMRRSRRSKSDARLQIA from the coding sequence ATGATCACACTTCGAAAGGCATTGCTTGCGGCTGCGGCCACAGTGATGAGCGCCACCGCGGCGCAAGCTCAAGTTACACTGACCTTCAACGAGGGTACAGGTGGTCTTGGTGCAGGCGAGGTTTCTCTCGCGACCTTTGATGGCGATGCGACCACCTACGGCGGAGTTGTCGGTGGAGTTGTGATGACGGGCAGCAATGGCAACGGCGCAGACCCAGCTGTTGGCGGCCAAGGTGATCCGTATCTGAGCGTTCTCGGCGGCCAAACGGCCGATTTTGATTTCAGTGGTTTTTCCGGTGGCGGCCTTTCTCAGCTCGGGCTCGATTTCGGCTCGGCCGACACTTACAACCTGTTCACGCTTTTCTTGACTGGAGCGATGGTTTCGTCGGTTCAGTTTACAGGCCAGGATATCATCAACGCAGGTAATATTGCTGATGGTAATCAGACTGCCGGGCGCACAAATGGCCGGTTGACGTTTTTCGCGGATGCAGGTGCTACTATCACTGGTCTCCGCCTGCAATCGGATGCCAACTCTCTCGAAACCGATAATTACGGCGTAATTGCTTCGGTCCCGGAGCCAGCAACCTGGGGTATGATGCTCCTTGGCTTTGGCGGAATCGGAGCGGCGATGCGCCGCAGCCGTCGTTCGAAGAGCGATGCGCGCCTGCAGATCGCCTAA